The following proteins are encoded in a genomic region of Verrucomicrobiia bacterium:
- a CDS encoding lipoate--protein ligase family protein, giving the protein MPPLTVRYVELPSPGPPGCLAWEEALLEAVNDGAEEVLWFWESPVPFVVVGYGQRRAVESRLDACAALGIPVLRRCSGGGTVLQGPGCLNYGLALRLDPGGELDTITGTNRAVLSRVARALGPLIGVPVSMEGHTDLTRTGPDGSPRKFSGNAQRRCRNALMVHGTLLIALDLDLLDQVLPAPSWEPTYRAGRTHRDFLINTGLDREAVRAALKAEWGVGQPLDPLPWDRQRQAMADRFGHEEWHGRR; this is encoded by the coding sequence ATGCCCCCCCTGACCGTGCGGTACGTCGAACTGCCCTCCCCCGGCCCTCCCGGCTGCCTTGCCTGGGAAGAGGCGCTGCTGGAAGCGGTCAACGACGGCGCGGAGGAGGTCCTGTGGTTCTGGGAGTCCCCCGTGCCCTTCGTCGTGGTGGGCTACGGACAACGCCGCGCCGTGGAGTCACGGCTGGACGCCTGCGCCGCGCTGGGCATCCCGGTGCTGCGCCGGTGCTCCGGCGGCGGCACGGTGCTCCAGGGCCCCGGTTGCCTGAACTACGGCCTCGCCCTGCGCCTCGATCCGGGAGGCGAACTCGACACCATTACCGGCACAAACCGGGCCGTTCTCTCCCGCGTTGCCCGGGCGTTGGGCCCGCTGATCGGGGTTCCGGTATCCATGGAGGGACACACCGACCTCACCCGGACCGGACCCGACGGATCGCCGCGAAAGTTCTCGGGCAACGCCCAGCGGCGCTGTCGCAACGCACTCATGGTGCACGGCACCCTGTTGATCGCCCTCGATCTGGATCTCCTCGATCAGGTGCTCCCGGCACCCTCCTGGGAACCCACCTACCGCGCCGGCCGCACCCACAGGGATTTCCTCATCAACACGGGCCTTGATCGGGAGGCCGTCCGCGCGGCCCTGAAGGCTGAATGGGGCGTCGGGCAACCGCTGGACCCCCTGCCCTGGGACCGGCAGCGACAGGCGATGGCGGACCGGTTCGGCCACGAGGAGTGGCATGGGCGACGGTGA